In Oceanispirochaeta sp. M1, a single window of DNA contains:
- a CDS encoding chloride channel protein produces the protein MTTFIASIFKKNSSFYNLMLWSLIAIVSAVVANVTVQGFLFLYHRITAALASVHAIPLWVWPIIGAVPVGFFVYSIVPSSMGEGIPSYLEGVRKRGGILSLRETVFKFMAALITLGTYGNGGFLGPVGRMSAGFMSFIGRVAGRIGGRRTIDPALQLLFPICGMAAAVGALMHSPIGAGIFAVEIILKTNMRYRQLFPAILASSVSVYIAKYFGFDPILVIRANQVHMEIILLLEILIVTVSAGFSGKAFILTYTGVSKLFQRDTILSPLKQTSFLIAGSAVSSLLIIANPYLLGKGFQITDALMIFNPDILRGFLPPGLPMFGVLFILILIKGLGNIFTVGSGMSAGFTGPAVMMGMLLGACFADLFHIIPGSPEYFALLAAGFAGYFASIMNTPIAAAIIVVELFGLYYSLPAGLAAVVGYMVNQNHTLYDMALEEREEKLEDQPIMP, from the coding sequence ATGACTACGTTTATTGCTTCTATCTTCAAGAAAAACAGTTCATTTTACAACCTGATGCTCTGGTCATTGATTGCAATAGTTTCTGCTGTTGTCGCCAATGTAACGGTGCAGGGATTTCTTTTCCTCTATCACAGGATAACCGCGGCATTGGCATCTGTTCATGCAATCCCTCTCTGGGTATGGCCCATAATCGGAGCAGTCCCGGTAGGATTTTTTGTGTACTCCATCGTTCCCTCTTCAATGGGAGAGGGAATTCCTTCATACCTGGAAGGAGTCAGGAAGCGGGGTGGCATTCTCTCCTTAAGGGAGACTGTTTTTAAATTTATGGCAGCCCTCATTACTTTGGGAACTTATGGAAACGGAGGATTCCTGGGACCTGTCGGCCGTATGAGTGCCGGTTTTATGTCGTTCATCGGGCGTGTCGCGGGACGAATCGGGGGGCGGCGGACAATTGATCCGGCTCTGCAGTTACTCTTTCCAATCTGCGGAATGGCCGCAGCCGTAGGGGCTCTCATGCACAGTCCCATCGGTGCGGGTATCTTTGCTGTGGAGATAATCCTCAAAACCAATATGCGCTACAGGCAGCTTTTTCCGGCAATTCTCGCAAGTTCCGTATCAGTTTATATTGCGAAATATTTCGGTTTTGATCCTATTCTTGTGATCCGCGCCAATCAGGTGCATATGGAGATAATTCTACTTCTTGAGATTCTTATTGTAACTGTTTCTGCCGGATTTTCGGGGAAGGCATTTATTCTCACTTATACAGGAGTCTCAAAGCTTTTTCAACGTGATACGATTCTCTCCCCACTGAAGCAGACCTCATTTCTGATAGCCGGATCGGCTGTCTCATCACTGCTGATTATTGCCAATCCCTATCTTCTGGGTAAGGGGTTTCAGATAACAGATGCATTGATGATATTTAATCCTGATATCCTGAGAGGATTCCTGCCTCCGGGGCTCCCCATGTTTGGGGTCCTTTTTATTTTGATTCTGATTAAGGGACTGGGGAATATATTTACTGTGGGTTCCGGGATGAGCGCCGGATTTACGGGACCTGCGGTTATGATGGGTATGCTCCTGGGTGCCTGCTTTGCCGATCTTTTTCATATAATTCCGGGTTCTCCAGAATATTTTGCTCTTCTTGCTGCAGGTTTTGCCGGATATTTTGCCAGCATTATGAATACTCCCATTGCTGCTGCGATTATTGTTGTCGAGTTATTCGGCCTCTATTACAGCCTGCCTGCAGGCCTTGCTGCAGTTGTGGGATATATGGTGAATCAGAATCATACACTCTATGATATGGCTCTTGAGGAGCGGGAAGAGAAGCTGGAAGATCAGCCCATAATGCCGTAA
- a CDS encoding manganese efflux pump MntP family protein: MNLITLIITAFALSADAFAASLSCGCTMDDFRHRHCLITAALFGLFQALMPIAGWLGASLFRGSWLDINGHWVSLALLLLIGGKMIWESLHPNGECPDPDETFRLKNLLLLAVATSIDALAVGVSLAFLGSSILFEALVIGVITFAVSYMGVHVGHKLSHLFGERMETVGGIILILIGVSIALEHYGIMG, from the coding sequence TTGAATCTGATTACATTAATTATAACAGCTTTTGCTCTATCGGCAGATGCCTTTGCCGCCTCCCTCTCCTGCGGCTGTACCATGGATGATTTCAGACACAGACACTGCCTGATCACAGCAGCCCTGTTCGGACTTTTTCAGGCTCTTATGCCTATTGCAGGGTGGCTGGGAGCCTCTCTTTTCAGAGGATCATGGCTGGATATAAATGGACACTGGGTATCCCTTGCCCTCCTCTTACTTATCGGTGGAAAGATGATATGGGAAAGCCTCCATCCAAATGGAGAATGCCCTGATCCCGATGAGACTTTCCGATTGAAGAATCTACTGCTTCTGGCTGTAGCCACCAGCATTGATGCCCTTGCCGTTGGTGTGAGTCTCGCCTTTCTCGGCTCTTCAATTCTATTTGAAGCCCTGGTTATCGGAGTGATTACATTTGCCGTATCCTACATGGGAGTCCATGTGGGTCATAAATTAAGTCATCTGTTTGGAGAAAGAATGGAAACCGTCGGTGGAATCATTCTTATACTGATCGGAGTCAGCATAGCATTAGAGCATTACGGCATTATGGGCTGA
- a CDS encoding Gfo/Idh/MocA family protein yields MNENRISWGIIGAGDVAEVKSGPAFNKVTGSELLAVMRRNPDKAEDFARRHGVSSWYSSVEEILARDDINAVYIATPPSSHRELAVKALEAGKHVYLEKPVCLTADEARLIKPVLDKSGKKLVVAHYRRGLDSFKTVKKILDAGEIGDIQFVQIRVLQRRDASFLTITDDNWRENPAVSGGGLFTDIAPHQIDLMLHYFGDVKESSGCSLNRSKLTASDDYVAGRILFESGIPFEGLWSFTIDHEDHCLDCCEIYGSEGKLTFSFFGEKLSFFRKGSEKVLNFTNPVNIQQPMIQSAVDYFLGAGDNPCSMDEGIACMEILDSFTR; encoded by the coding sequence ATGAATGAAAATAGAATATCCTGGGGTATCATCGGTGCCGGAGATGTGGCCGAAGTAAAGAGCGGACCCGCATTTAATAAGGTGACCGGTTCAGAACTGCTGGCTGTTATGAGAAGAAATCCTGATAAAGCCGAAGATTTTGCAAGGAGGCATGGAGTCTCCTCCTGGTACAGTTCAGTTGAGGAAATTCTTGCCCGTGATGATATCAATGCGGTCTATATTGCGACCCCTCCCTCGTCTCACAGGGAACTGGCTGTTAAAGCCCTTGAAGCAGGAAAGCATGTATATCTCGAAAAACCTGTCTGTCTTACAGCTGATGAAGCAAGGCTGATAAAGCCTGTTCTCGACAAGTCAGGAAAGAAACTTGTTGTGGCTCATTATCGCCGAGGACTTGATTCATTCAAAACAGTTAAGAAGATTCTCGATGCAGGAGAAATCGGAGATATACAGTTTGTTCAGATCAGGGTACTACAAAGAAGGGACGCTTCCTTTTTGACAATTACAGATGATAACTGGCGGGAGAATCCTGCTGTTTCGGGGGGTGGCCTGTTCACAGATATTGCTCCCCATCAGATAGATCTGATGCTTCACTATTTCGGTGATGTGAAAGAATCTTCGGGTTGTTCTCTGAACCGATCAAAGCTGACTGCTTCGGATGACTATGTCGCCGGCCGTATACTTTTTGAATCGGGTATTCCCTTTGAGGGATTGTGGTCATTCACTATAGATCATGAAGATCATTGTCTGGACTGTTGTGAAATCTACGGTTCTGAGGGAAAGCTGACATTTTCATTTTTCGGAGAGAAACTCAGTTTTTTCCGTAAAGGCAGTGAGAAAGTACTTAATTTTACAAATCCTGTGAATATACAGCAGCCTATGATTCAGTCGGCTGTCGATTACTTCCTGGGAGCAGGGGACAATCCCTGTTCTATGGATGAGGGAATCGCCTGTATGGAGATCCTTGACAGTTTTACTCGCTAG
- a CDS encoding DUF134 domain-containing protein, translated as MPRRYKQRNCRNLDSRRNFKPSGIPSRELETVELNLDEFEAIRLCDYDGFNQIEASESMGVSRATVQRLLQSGRKKVVDVLLNTKELLIHQDQDESSE; from the coding sequence ATGCCGAGACGATACAAACAAAGAAACTGCCGCAACCTTGATTCAAGAAGGAATTTTAAGCCCTCAGGGATACCATCCCGGGAACTTGAAACAGTTGAGCTTAACCTGGATGAGTTTGAAGCAATAAGGCTTTGCGACTACGATGGTTTCAACCAGATTGAAGCTTCTGAGTCAATGGGAGTTTCCAGAGCTACTGTTCAGAGACTGCTTCAGTCAGGGAGAAAAAAAGTAGTGGATGTTCTGTTAAATACTAAAGAACTTCTGATCCATCAGGACCAGGATGAGTCTAGCGAGTAA
- a CDS encoding NifB/NifX family molybdenum-iron cluster-binding protein: MAKDMKVAFPTNDRVSVEEHFGHAKEFAFAIVKDSKVVNTEYVVPPAHAPGVIPEFVKSQGATAIITGGMGGMAVKIFKDNGIDVILGAKGSIEEALKFYVDGNLESTGSVCDHNHD, translated from the coding sequence ATGGCTAAAGATATGAAAGTAGCATTTCCTACAAACGACAGAGTAAGTGTGGAAGAACATTTTGGACATGCAAAGGAATTCGCATTCGCAATAGTAAAAGACAGCAAAGTGGTGAATACAGAATATGTTGTTCCCCCTGCTCATGCGCCCGGTGTTATTCCTGAATTCGTAAAGAGCCAGGGAGCCACTGCCATCATCACTGGTGGAATGGGTGGAATGGCTGTAAAGATTTTCAAGGACAACGGAATTGATGTCATCCTTGGTGCTAAAGGCAGTATTGAGGAAGCCCTGAAGTTTTATGTGGATGGAAATCTGGAATCCACAGGTTCAGTCTGTGATCACAATCACGACTGA
- a CDS encoding DUF5320 family protein has protein sequence MNKNGMGPQNSGPLTGRGMGNCNKDSLSNTTNAGFAGRGMGRGNGMGRGMGRGMAVQGMQAESALMMRIEALEAEIQALKGNK, from the coding sequence ATGAACAAAAATGGAATGGGACCTCAGAACTCAGGACCCTTAACAGGTCGTGGTATGGGAAACTGTAATAAAGATTCCCTTTCTAATACAACGAATGCCGGATTTGCCGGACGTGGAATGGGCCGGGGAAACGGCATGGGTCGAGGCATGGGTCGAGGTATGGCAGTACAGGGAATGCAGGCAGAATCTGCTCTGATGATGCGAATTGAAGCACTTGAAGCAGAAATCCAGGCCTTAAAAGGAAATAAATAA
- a CDS encoding NifB/NifX family molybdenum-iron cluster-binding protein, which yields MIVALCSTGQDLDAELDSRFGRCSNFVFFDTEKRSFVSETNTAKKVAGGAGAQAVQQLVNHGAGVLIAPEVGPQAMDALLAMNIPVFRQGEQITGINVIDAWENHRLEEQHKASVAGMHRA from the coding sequence ATGATTGTAGCACTATGCAGTACAGGACAAGATCTGGACGCAGAACTGGACAGCCGTTTCGGACGCTGTTCAAATTTCGTATTTTTTGACACCGAGAAGCGAAGCTTTGTTTCAGAGACAAACACAGCGAAAAAAGTTGCAGGCGGTGCCGGTGCTCAGGCTGTTCAGCAGCTGGTTAACCATGGTGCCGGAGTCCTTATTGCTCCGGAAGTCGGTCCTCAGGCCATGGATGCCCTTCTTGCAATGAACATTCCAGTTTTCAGACAGGGTGAACAGATCACAGGTATAAATGTAATTGATGCCTGGGAAAATCACCGTCTGGAAGAGCAGCACAAGGCATCCGTTGCCGGGATGCACCGGGCCTGA
- a CDS encoding P-loop NTPase, with product MKVAILSGKGGTGKTTVSTHLASLYPKALYMDLDVEEPNGDLFLKPEWEEEIPVNVSYPVIDNDKCTHCRKCAAFCQFNALIAGAAMTISMKEICHSCGGCALICPTGAITYGERTVGKVMKGTSAYGNPVLTGRMNVGEFTGVPVVKKVQSLAPSEGIEIIDSPPGTACTTVAAIKDCDLAVIVTEPTPFALSDMKMVVEMLHSMSLPMAVVINKSGIGDREVYNYCTQEGLEILGEIPFSMDLARYYAVGEMLDNIPSDVKGEFLKILDSMIRITAEAGVSV from the coding sequence ATGAAAGTAGCAATCCTCAGTGGAAAGGGCGGAACCGGTAAAACAACCGTTTCCACTCATCTGGCCAGTCTGTATCCCAAGGCTCTGTATATGGATCTGGATGTGGAGGAACCCAATGGAGATCTTTTTCTTAAACCTGAATGGGAGGAAGAGATCCCCGTCAATGTTTCCTACCCTGTTATTGATAATGACAAGTGCACTCACTGCAGGAAATGTGCAGCATTCTGTCAGTTTAATGCCTTGATTGCCGGAGCGGCCATGACTATCTCCATGAAAGAGATCTGTCACAGCTGTGGGGGCTGTGCTCTGATCTGCCCTACGGGAGCTATTACATACGGTGAAAGAACTGTAGGCAAAGTCATGAAGGGAACATCGGCCTATGGAAATCCTGTTTTAACAGGAAGAATGAATGTCGGGGAATTTACAGGTGTCCCTGTAGTAAAGAAGGTTCAGAGTCTGGCACCCTCTGAGGGAATCGAAATAATTGACAGTCCACCGGGTACGGCATGTACGACTGTGGCTGCCATTAAAGATTGTGACCTGGCAGTCATTGTGACAGAACCAACACCCTTTGCCCTAAGTGATATGAAAATGGTTGTAGAAATGCTCCATTCAATGTCTCTGCCAATGGCTGTAGTTATTAATAAATCGGGAATCGGAGATCGGGAAGTATATAATTACTGCACACAGGAAGGGCTTGAAATCCTGGGAGAAATCCCCTTCAGTATGGACCTCGCCAGGTATTATGCTGTTGGTGAAATGCTTGATAATATCCCATCTGATGTAAAGGGTGAATTTTTAAAAATCCTGGATAGTATGATCCGGATTACTGCTGAAGCAGGAGTTTCTGTCTGA
- a CDS encoding ATP-binding protein — protein MNKIKETVIISGKGGTGKTSVTASLIPFMKDTVFADCDVDAPNLSILLEPERKKEELFYGMKRAVFNQDLCSSCGQCLEYCRFGAIRDDFSVITPSCEGCAVCVHVCPTGAMTMKDVPVGSLFESETPYGTMVHARLIPGEETSGRLVSQVRKNAMTVAEETGKSRILIDGPPGIGCSVISSVTGADSVCIVTEPTLSGLHDLKRVYTMILRFNPEVFIIINKSDLSEKVCSDIEAFAAENDIPVTLKIPFRKEIIEALSDKQIPSLAEKEFFRDLGWEDLIKKLNPSEIQ, from the coding sequence ATGAATAAAATAAAAGAAACAGTAATTATTTCCGGAAAAGGCGGTACTGGGAAGACTTCAGTCACGGCCTCTCTTATCCCTTTTATGAAGGATACTGTCTTTGCAGACTGTGATGTAGATGCTCCTAATCTCTCTATCCTTCTTGAGCCTGAAAGGAAGAAGGAAGAACTCTTTTACGGTATGAAAAGAGCTGTATTCAATCAAGATTTGTGCAGCAGTTGCGGTCAATGTCTTGAATATTGCCGTTTCGGGGCTATCAGGGATGATTTTTCTGTAATTACACCGTCCTGTGAAGGATGTGCTGTGTGTGTTCATGTCTGTCCTACGGGAGCCATGACGATGAAAGATGTCCCAGTAGGATCATTGTTTGAATCCGAAACTCCCTATGGCACCATGGTTCATGCCAGGCTTATACCGGGGGAAGAGACTTCAGGACGTCTTGTGTCTCAGGTTCGTAAAAATGCTATGACTGTTGCCGAAGAGACAGGTAAATCCCGCATCCTGATTGATGGACCTCCCGGAATCGGCTGTTCTGTAATTTCATCTGTAACCGGAGCCGATTCAGTCTGTATCGTAACCGAACCTACACTCTCCGGACTGCACGATTTAAAGCGTGTTTACACCATGATTTTACGTTTTAATCCCGAGGTTTTTATCATCATTAATAAATCGGATTTGTCTGAAAAAGTATGCAGCGATATTGAGGCCTTTGCCGCTGAAAATGATATACCCGTAACCCTGAAAATTCCGTTTCGAAAAGAGATAATTGAGGCTCTCTCGGATAAACAGATCCCTTCACTGGCTGAAAAAGAGTTTTTTCGGGATCTGGGATGGGAGGATTTGATTAAAAAGCTTAATCCTTCTGAGATTCAGTAA
- a CDS encoding methyl-accepting chemotaxis protein: MTVKLPKILKKFENDPLSRKLRVKRLFFLECLILGLLILILPIVYIYIPILITIIFLAIANGAAIIMVIRGKLSVSENLHFLSLAITHTVLLLFATDRIYDVAFFTITGTFFLMDILLTTTKSWRLYFMASLIVLTPILSSYLFLMDPLMEEAERMTLIDLSTLLIMAMGVGLIIIVQFRDSKNLLSMTLSEAESSEQRYQKVRKLVVQSQSSMLIGDTLEETSNTTLDAVNDMRIDISEVQEGIFSLSNTVDNYSRNSEAALDVAEKLDASNKDQSSAITESASSIEEMSASIVNISRVSESKKSNIENLVNLADNSRGMMRQMKQAMGNIEKTGNEVMDVISIIEDVAAKTNLLAMNAAIEAAHAGDAGKGFSVVADEIRKLSVTTNENTERIKRTIETSNENIRTASVQNSEVGTLIEKIRTDVDDFAKIISEIIDSLQEIANGTHEVNTAVSSLRDISVETGEMVTELKEKITSNDEEVGRISEMSGSSQEKIDRTLTSFLGIISSIEQVKELGQKTTGSMKDLNRNLEQI, encoded by the coding sequence ATGACTGTCAAGTTACCAAAAATCCTGAAGAAATTTGAAAATGATCCTCTATCAAGGAAACTGAGAGTAAAACGGCTTTTTTTTCTGGAATGTCTGATCCTCGGACTGTTAATATTGATACTGCCGATTGTATATATATATATCCCCATTCTTATCACAATCATATTTCTGGCCATTGCCAACGGCGCGGCCATAATTATGGTCATCAGGGGAAAGCTATCGGTCTCAGAAAATCTGCATTTCCTGTCTCTGGCTATCACCCATACAGTCCTGCTTCTTTTTGCAACCGATAGGATATATGATGTTGCCTTTTTTACTATAACAGGAACCTTCTTTCTTATGGATATTCTGCTTACAACAACAAAGTCCTGGCGGTTGTACTTTATGGCCAGTCTCATTGTTCTCACTCCCATACTGTCCAGTTACCTTTTTCTGATGGACCCCCTCATGGAAGAAGCCGAGAGAATGACCCTTATAGATCTGAGCACTCTTTTAATCATGGCCATGGGGGTAGGATTAATCATTATTGTACAATTCCGGGATTCAAAAAATCTCCTGTCCATGACACTTTCTGAAGCAGAAAGCAGTGAACAGCGTTATCAGAAGGTTCGGAAACTGGTGGTCCAGTCCCAGAGCTCCATGTTGATTGGAGACACACTGGAGGAAACATCCAACACAACTCTGGATGCGGTTAATGATATGAGAATCGATATTTCGGAAGTTCAGGAGGGGATCTTTTCCCTTTCAAATACTGTAGACAATTACAGCCGCAACTCTGAGGCCGCCCTGGATGTGGCAGAGAAACTGGATGCCTCCAATAAGGATCAGAGTTCCGCCATCACAGAGTCTGCTTCGTCGATAGAGGAAATGTCAGCGTCTATCGTTAATATCTCCCGTGTCTCCGAAAGTAAAAAATCCAATATAGAAAATCTGGTAAATCTTGCCGATAACAGCCGGGGTATGATGAGACAGATGAAACAGGCCATGGGAAACATCGAAAAAACCGGCAATGAGGTTATGGATGTAATAAGCATTATTGAGGATGTTGCTGCAAAGACCAATCTTCTTGCAATGAATGCCGCTATCGAAGCAGCTCATGCAGGGGATGCCGGAAAGGGCTTTTCGGTAGTCGCCGATGAAATTAGAAAGCTCTCTGTAACGACAAATGAAAATACCGAACGGATAAAAAGAACAATAGAAACATCAAATGAAAATATCCGAACCGCCAGTGTACAAAACAGTGAGGTAGGCACTCTTATTGAAAAAATTCGTACAGATGTGGATGACTTCGCAAAAATCATCAGTGAGATAATTGACAGCCTTCAGGAGATTGCCAACGGGACCCATGAGGTCAATACAGCTGTAAGTTCCCTTCGGGATATTTCTGTAGAGACTGGAGAGATGGTTACTGAGCTTAAAGAAAAAATTACATCAAATGACGAGGAAGTAGGAAGAATCTCTGAGATGTCCGGAAGCAGCCAGGAGAAGATCGATCGGACTCTAACGTCCTTCCTGGGCATAATCAGCAGCATCGAGCAAGTGAAGGAACTGGGACAGAAGACTACCGGGTCTATGAAAGATCTGAACAGAAATCTCGAGCAGATTTAG
- a CDS encoding TetR/AcrR family transcriptional regulator — MKKTGETGLNEHYHKKTFENIAPEKRERILNIAITEFAAKGYNAASINTIAKNAGISIGGMYRYFDSKEALIMTVLDWGYALLEKALSEIVEMEGDIFVCIEALLRTSMDYSRKYKEINQIYLDVSTEGLSALANKISLKMEGITAKLYREYLDEAKEKGIIRNEVHPGIISFCLDNLIMMVQFSSSSAYYRERLKVYAGTDIADDDDALIAGIMDFIRNGLAI; from the coding sequence ATGAAGAAAACCGGTGAAACAGGTTTAAACGAACATTACCATAAGAAAACATTTGAAAATATAGCTCCGGAAAAACGGGAAAGAATATTAAATATTGCCATAACTGAGTTTGCTGCAAAGGGTTACAATGCGGCCAGTATCAATACCATAGCCAAAAATGCGGGGATCAGCATCGGAGGGATGTACAGGTATTTTGACTCCAAAGAAGCCCTGATCATGACCGTTCTGGACTGGGGATATGCTCTGCTGGAGAAGGCTCTCAGTGAAATAGTTGAGATGGAAGGTGACATCTTCGTATGTATTGAGGCCCTGCTGAGAACAAGTATGGATTATTCCAGAAAATACAAAGAGATTAATCAGATTTATCTGGATGTTTCAACCGAAGGACTCAGTGCCCTGGCCAACAAAATATCTCTTAAGATGGAAGGAATTACTGCAAAGCTGTACAGAGAATACCTGGATGAGGCAAAAGAAAAGGGAATTATCCGAAATGAGGTTCATCCAGGCATAATATCCTTCTGCCTGGACAACCTGATCATGATGGTTCAGTTCTCTTCTTCCAGTGCCTACTACAGAGAAAGACTCAAAGTCTATGCCGGCACAGACATCGCCGATGATGACGATGCCCTGATCGCCGGAATCATGGATTTTATCAGAAACGGGCTGGCGATCTAA
- a CDS encoding aminotransferase class III-fold pyridoxal phosphate-dependent enzyme: protein MTELKETEALNSYEKSMELYKRALKVIPAGIPGHLGPVQSQFIPTSAYPLYAERAKNSYFWDLDGNKFIDYMCAYGPNVLGYNNDVVDQAAREQYDMGNCMALPGKKQVEFAELLVDTIEMADWAFFMKNGGDATGFARMIAHAATGRDMAIMVEGGYHGVAPWTQPLTHAGVTEGDVGNNLIVPWNDVAAVERLVKQYPGRIASFMATPYDHRVFTDNTLPEEGYWQKIRKICTDNGIVLIIDDVRCGFRLDLGGSAKYFGFKPDLTCYCKALANGYPISAVVGVDSLKDSAAKVFYTGSYWSSAAPMAAGVACINELKRLDGANLMMAMGKKLTEGLVKAASAVDLNLQISGIPSMFYMRLTNDNSLMMQQEFTSECARRGVFFTSHHNHFINCSLTDDDINDTVNVAADAFSIVAKNNPGKLNK, encoded by the coding sequence ATGACAGAATTAAAAGAAACTGAAGCTTTAAACAGCTATGAAAAATCTATGGAGCTCTATAAGAGAGCTTTGAAAGTTATTCCTGCGGGAATCCCCGGACATCTTGGACCTGTTCAGTCCCAGTTTATCCCGACATCAGCCTATCCTCTGTATGCAGAAAGGGCAAAGAACTCCTATTTCTGGGATCTGGATGGAAATAAGTTCATCGATTACATGTGTGCCTACGGTCCTAATGTTCTTGGTTATAACAATGATGTTGTAGATCAGGCTGCCCGTGAACAGTACGATATGGGGAACTGCATGGCTCTTCCCGGAAAGAAACAGGTGGAGTTTGCTGAACTTCTGGTAGATACAATCGAGATGGCCGACTGGGCTTTCTTTATGAAGAATGGAGGGGATGCCACTGGTTTTGCAAGAATGATTGCTCATGCCGCTACAGGTCGGGATATGGCAATCATGGTTGAGGGCGGATACCACGGAGTTGCTCCCTGGACACAGCCATTGACTCATGCCGGAGTAACCGAAGGGGATGTTGGAAATAATCTGATTGTTCCCTGGAACGATGTGGCTGCTGTTGAACGCCTGGTTAAACAATATCCCGGTAGAATCGCCTCATTTATGGCTACTCCCTATGATCATCGGGTTTTTACTGATAATACACTGCCCGAAGAGGGGTACTGGCAGAAGATCCGCAAGATCTGTACTGATAACGGTATTGTGCTGATCATAGATGATGTTCGCTGTGGATTCAGACTGGATCTTGGGGGATCGGCAAAATACTTTGGGTTCAAACCGGACCTGACATGTTACTGCAAGGCCCTTGCCAACGGATATCCCATCTCGGCAGTCGTAGGAGTTGATTCCCTGAAAGACTCTGCAGCCAAAGTGTTCTATACAGGAAGTTACTGGTCAAGTGCAGCACCCATGGCCGCAGGAGTTGCCTGTATCAACGAGCTTAAACGACTGGATGGTGCCAATCTGATGATGGCTATGGGTAAGAAACTGACAGAAGGCCTTGTGAAAGCGGCTTCTGCTGTAGATCTTAATCTTCAGATCAGCGGTATTCCTTCGATGTTTTATATGAGACTGACCAATGATAACTCTCTGATGATGCAGCAGGAATTTACATCTGAATGTGCCAGGCGGGGTGTCTTTTTCACCAGTCATCATAACCATTTTATCAACTGTTCTCTTACAGATGATGATATCAATGACACCGTGAATGTGGCGGCCGATGCTTTCAGCATTGTGGCCAAAAATAACCCTGGAAAACTAAACAAATAA
- a CDS encoding transketolase, with translation MPLDKDDFQMLEQKSRELRKLIIDTVVWAGSGHVGGALSSIDMMTLLYHKVMKIDPERPEWEDRDRFILSKGHIGVGLAPVLADKGYFPKEWLETYNHTHSLLGMHLDKHKVPGLDASTGSLGHGLPLSLGLALSARLKKQDFKTYCLMGDGECDEGSVWEAAMAISHYKATNVVAIVDRNRCMIDGETKDVMTLEPFADKWRAFGFNVIEANGHDMNELYDAIEAAHKETEKPSVIIMNTLKGCGVDFMSGNYKYHYAGFDAERAEHCKKEIDRYHDERMNA, from the coding sequence ATGCCTTTAGATAAAGATGATTTCCAGATGCTGGAACAGAAATCCAGAGAACTTCGGAAATTGATAATAGATACAGTTGTATGGGCCGGCAGTGGACATGTCGGCGGTGCATTGAGTTCCATCGATATGATGACTCTGTTGTATCATAAAGTAATGAAGATTGATCCTGAGCGTCCTGAATGGGAAGATCGAGACCGATTTATCCTGAGCAAGGGTCATATCGGTGTGGGTCTTGCCCCGGTTCTGGCAGACAAGGGTTATTTTCCCAAGGAGTGGCTGGAAACATATAATCATACTCACAGTTTGCTGGGTATGCATCTGGATAAGCATAAGGTTCCCGGTCTGGATGCCTCAACAGGCTCATTGGGTCACGGATTGCCTCTCTCTCTGGGTCTGGCTCTTTCGGCCCGCCTGAAAAAACAGGATTTCAAGACCTACTGTCTCATGGGTGACGGTGAATGTGATGAAGGTTCCGTCTGGGAAGCAGCCATGGCCATCTCCCATTATAAAGCTACTAATGTCGTTGCTATCGTTGATAGAAACCGCTGTATGATAGATGGCGAAACTAAGGATGTCATGACTCTGGAACCCTTTGCCGACAAATGGAGAGCCTTTGGTTTTAATGTGATCGAAGCCAATGGTCATGATATGAATGAACTCTATGATGCCATAGAGGCCGCTCATAAGGAAACAGAAAAACCCTCTGTCATTATAATGAATACATTGAAGGGATGCGGTGTAGATTTTATGAGCGGAAATTATAAATACCACTATGCCGGTTTTGATGCAGAACGGGCTGAGCACTGTAAAAAAGAAATAGACCGTTACCACGATGAACGGATGAATGCTTAG